In Cryptococcus deuterogattii R265 chromosome 4, complete sequence, a genomic segment contains:
- a CDS encoding transcription elongation factor B polypeptide 1 — MSTGKKPQTQLPEDDYVLLESADGYTFVVSRKIACASGMLKSMLDEDAAFEESKNKTCRIQQRGVILAKVIEYLAYKVQWSECLAEEVNEDFSDRIDPYIALELLTAADFLDC; from the exons ATGTCCACTGGCAAGAAACCTCAAACGCAGCTCCCAGAAGACGACTACGTGCTCCTTGAATCAGCCGACGGCTATACTTTTGTCGTCTCTCGAAAGATCGCTTGCGCAAGTGGCATGCTCAAAAGTATgcttgacgaagatg CCGCATTTGAAGAGTCGAAAAACAAGACATGCAGAATTCAGCAGAG GGGCGTGATACTTGCCAAAGTCATAGAATACCTTGCGTACAAGGTTCAATGGTCTGAATGTCTTGCCGAGGAGGTCAATGAAGACTTTTCAGATCGCATCGATCCTTATATTGCTCTAGAACT GCTCACTGCGGCTGATTTTCTTGACTGTTAA
- a CDS encoding aspartate-semialdehyde dehydrogenase — MVVQECTPDAPGFAECGVVFSGLDADVAGDIEKAFRAADLIVYSNAKNYRRDPLCPLIVPLVNPSHLAIIPHQRQQLGLEKGYIVTNANCSTTGLVVPLAALEKAFGPLETVMVTTLQAISGAGYPGVSSLDIMDNVVPLISGEEDKIEWETNKILGGVTPDNKAFDLHAPKQINVSATCTRVPVIDGHTGCVSVKFTKSPAPSIAEVEKAFREYTCEAQQLHVPSAPAQAIVVHDAPDRPQPRLDKNLHNGACVSVGRIRECPVFDVKFVCLIDNVRLGAATSSIINAEIAVEKGLIQ, encoded by the exons ATGGTCGTCCAGGAGTGCACCCCCGACGCCCCGGGCTTTGCCGAGTGTGGCGTCGTGTTCAGCGGCCTCGACGCCGACGTTGCGGGCGATATTG AAAAGGCATTCCGGGCAGCCGACCTCATCGTCTACTCAAACGCCAAAAACTACCGCAGAGACCCTCTGTGCCCGCTCATCGTCCCGCTCGTCAACCCGTCGCACCTCGCCATCATCCCGCACCAGCGACAACAGCTCGGTCTTGAAAAGGGCTACATCGTCACCAACGCCAACTGCTCCACCACCGGCCTCGTCGTCCCCCTCGCTGCCCTCGAAAAGGCCTTTGGGCCCCTCGAGACCGTCATGGTCACCACCCTCCAGGCCATCTCCGGCGCAGGCTACCCCGGCGTAAGCAGCTTGGATATCATGGACAATGTCGTCCCCCTCATcagtggtgaagaagacaaaatcGAGTGGGAGACCAACAAGATTCTCGGCGGCGTCACGCCCGACAACAAGGCGTTTGACCTCCACGCGCCCAAACAGATCAACGTCTCCGCCACATGCACCCGTGTCCCCGTCATCGACGGCCACACCGGCTGCGTCTCTGTCAAGTTTACCAAGTCGCCCGCGCCCTCCATCGCAGAGGTCGAAAAGGCGTTCAGAGAGTACACATGCGAGGCGCAACAACTCCACGTACCCTCCGCGCCCGCTCAGGCGATCGTCGTCCACGACGCACCCGACAGGCCGCAGCCCAGGCTCGATAAAAACCTCCACAACGGTGCTTGTGTCAGCGTAGGGAGGATCAGAGAATGTCCCGTCTTTGACGTCAAGTTTGTCTGCTTGATCGATAATGTCAGACTGGGTGCAGCGAcgtcttccatcatcaatgCCGAGATTGCCGTCGAAAAGGGTTTGATCCAGTAG